A single window of Ornithorhynchus anatinus isolate Pmale09 chromosome 3, mOrnAna1.pri.v4, whole genome shotgun sequence DNA harbors:
- the AQP7 gene encoding aquaporin-7 isoform X3, whose product MAVQKFLLSFLTENKLTREFLAEMLSTFVLMVFGLGSVAQVVLGKREFGDFLSINLGFGFGVTMGIHVAGGISGAHMNAAITFASCVLGQLPWKKLPVYVLGQFLGSFLAAGTVYLLYKDALYSFSGGNLTVTGPNSTAGIFSTYPAPYMDLLGGFVNELIATAMLQLCILAITDKKNSAALDGTQALIIGLLVAVIGMSLGMNTGYAINPSRDLPPRIFTAIAGWGMDVFRAGNSWWWVPLIAPTIGSVLGALIYKILIDHHNRPAPQPESCMTSPAEPEPEATCLGMEMKA is encoded by the exons ATGGCCGTCCAGAAGTTCTTGCTATCGTTCCTGACGGAGAACAAGCTGACCAGAGAGTTCCTGGCAGAAATGCTGAGCACATTTGTCCTCATG GTGTTCGGGCTGGGGTCTGTGGCGCAGGTGGTGCTGGGAAAGCGGGAGTTCGGGGATTTTCTGAGCATTAACTTGGGCTTTGGCTTCGGCGTCACCATGGGCATACATGTGGCTGGAGGCATCTCGG GTGCTCATATGAATGCTGCCATCACCTTTGCCTCCTGTGTCCTGGGCCAGCTACCATGGAAGAAGTTACCCGTCTATGTGCTGGGCCAGTTTCTGGGTTCTTTCTTGGCTGCTGGCACCGTCTACTTGCTCTACAAAG ATGCTCTCTATTCCTTCTCGGGAGGAAACTTGACGGTGACGGGGCCTAATTCAACAGCGGGGATCTTCTCAACTTACCCTGCTCCTTACATGGACCTGCTTGGGGGATTTGTGAATGAG CTCATCGCCACGGCAATGCTCCAGCTCTGCATTCTCGCCATTACGGACAAGAAGAACAGTGCTGCGCTGGATGGCACGCAGGCCCTCATCATCGGCCTCCTGGTGGCCGTCATTGGCATGTCCCTGGGCATGAACACGGGTTACGCCATCAATCCTTCCCGGGACTTGCCACCCCGCATCTTCACCGCCATTGCGGGCTGGGGCATGGATGTCTTTCG GGCCGGCAATAGCTGGTGGTGGGTGCCCTTGATTGCCCCGACGATTGGCAGCGTCCTTGGAGCTCTGATTTACAAGATCCTCATCGACCATCACAACCGCCCGGCCCCACAGCCGGAGTCCTGCATGACCTCGCCGGCAGAGCCGGAGCCGGAGGCCACCTGCTTAGGCATGGAGATGAAGGCGTAG
- the AQP7 gene encoding aquaporin-7 isoform X1 gives MIPRVQALFMGLIFALAWLRAAVSGAWAWSRPDTEPRQWGSVGLIMGEKHRIPNSQKQRSRRHQVQSKLRKDSGMAVQKFLLSFLTENKLTREFLAEMLSTFVLMVFGLGSVAQVVLGKREFGDFLSINLGFGFGVTMGIHVAGGISGAHMNAAITFASCVLGQLPWKKLPVYVLGQFLGSFLAAGTVYLLYKDALYSFSGGNLTVTGPNSTAGIFSTYPAPYMDLLGGFVNELIATAMLQLCILAITDKKNSAALDGTQALIIGLLVAVIGMSLGMNTGYAINPSRDLPPRIFTAIAGWGMDVFRAGNSWWWVPLIAPTIGSVLGALIYKILIDHHNRPAPQPESCMTSPAEPEPEATCLGMEMKA, from the exons ATGATTCCTAGAGTTCAGGCCCTATTCATGGGTCTGATCTTTGCTCTGGCTTGGCTCAGAGCAGCTGTCTCGGGAGCCTGGGCGTGGAGCCGGCCGGACACGGAACCGAGACAATGGGG GTCTGTTGGCCTCATCATGGGGGAGAAGCATCGAATCCCGAATAGTCAGAAACAAAGGAG CCGGAGACACCAGGTGCAAAGCAAGTTGCGGAAGGACAGTGGAATGGCCGTCCAGAAGTTCTTGCTATCGTTCCTGACGGAGAACAAGCTGACCAGAGAGTTCCTGGCAGAAATGCTGAGCACATTTGTCCTCATG GTGTTCGGGCTGGGGTCTGTGGCGCAGGTGGTGCTGGGAAAGCGGGAGTTCGGGGATTTTCTGAGCATTAACTTGGGCTTTGGCTTCGGCGTCACCATGGGCATACATGTGGCTGGAGGCATCTCGG GTGCTCATATGAATGCTGCCATCACCTTTGCCTCCTGTGTCCTGGGCCAGCTACCATGGAAGAAGTTACCCGTCTATGTGCTGGGCCAGTTTCTGGGTTCTTTCTTGGCTGCTGGCACCGTCTACTTGCTCTACAAAG ATGCTCTCTATTCCTTCTCGGGAGGAAACTTGACGGTGACGGGGCCTAATTCAACAGCGGGGATCTTCTCAACTTACCCTGCTCCTTACATGGACCTGCTTGGGGGATTTGTGAATGAG CTCATCGCCACGGCAATGCTCCAGCTCTGCATTCTCGCCATTACGGACAAGAAGAACAGTGCTGCGCTGGATGGCACGCAGGCCCTCATCATCGGCCTCCTGGTGGCCGTCATTGGCATGTCCCTGGGCATGAACACGGGTTACGCCATCAATCCTTCCCGGGACTTGCCACCCCGCATCTTCACCGCCATTGCGGGCTGGGGCATGGATGTCTTTCG GGCCGGCAATAGCTGGTGGTGGGTGCCCTTGATTGCCCCGACGATTGGCAGCGTCCTTGGAGCTCTGATTTACAAGATCCTCATCGACCATCACAACCGCCCGGCCCCACAGCCGGAGTCCTGCATGACCTCGCCGGCAGAGCCGGAGCCGGAGGCCACCTGCTTAGGCATGGAGATGAAGGCGTAG
- the AQP7 gene encoding aquaporin-7 isoform X2, with product MGEKHRIPNSQKQRSRRHQVQSKLRKDSGMAVQKFLLSFLTENKLTREFLAEMLSTFVLMVFGLGSVAQVVLGKREFGDFLSINLGFGFGVTMGIHVAGGISGAHMNAAITFASCVLGQLPWKKLPVYVLGQFLGSFLAAGTVYLLYKDALYSFSGGNLTVTGPNSTAGIFSTYPAPYMDLLGGFVNELIATAMLQLCILAITDKKNSAALDGTQALIIGLLVAVIGMSLGMNTGYAINPSRDLPPRIFTAIAGWGMDVFRAGNSWWWVPLIAPTIGSVLGALIYKILIDHHNRPAPQPESCMTSPAEPEPEATCLGMEMKA from the exons ATGGGGGAGAAGCATCGAATCCCGAATAGTCAGAAACAAAGGAG CCGGAGACACCAGGTGCAAAGCAAGTTGCGGAAGGACAGTGGAATGGCCGTCCAGAAGTTCTTGCTATCGTTCCTGACGGAGAACAAGCTGACCAGAGAGTTCCTGGCAGAAATGCTGAGCACATTTGTCCTCATG GTGTTCGGGCTGGGGTCTGTGGCGCAGGTGGTGCTGGGAAAGCGGGAGTTCGGGGATTTTCTGAGCATTAACTTGGGCTTTGGCTTCGGCGTCACCATGGGCATACATGTGGCTGGAGGCATCTCGG GTGCTCATATGAATGCTGCCATCACCTTTGCCTCCTGTGTCCTGGGCCAGCTACCATGGAAGAAGTTACCCGTCTATGTGCTGGGCCAGTTTCTGGGTTCTTTCTTGGCTGCTGGCACCGTCTACTTGCTCTACAAAG ATGCTCTCTATTCCTTCTCGGGAGGAAACTTGACGGTGACGGGGCCTAATTCAACAGCGGGGATCTTCTCAACTTACCCTGCTCCTTACATGGACCTGCTTGGGGGATTTGTGAATGAG CTCATCGCCACGGCAATGCTCCAGCTCTGCATTCTCGCCATTACGGACAAGAAGAACAGTGCTGCGCTGGATGGCACGCAGGCCCTCATCATCGGCCTCCTGGTGGCCGTCATTGGCATGTCCCTGGGCATGAACACGGGTTACGCCATCAATCCTTCCCGGGACTTGCCACCCCGCATCTTCACCGCCATTGCGGGCTGGGGCATGGATGTCTTTCG GGCCGGCAATAGCTGGTGGTGGGTGCCCTTGATTGCCCCGACGATTGGCAGCGTCCTTGGAGCTCTGATTTACAAGATCCTCATCGACCATCACAACCGCCCGGCCCCACAGCCGGAGTCCTGCATGACCTCGCCGGCAGAGCCGGAGCCGGAGGCCACCTGCTTAGGCATGGAGATGAAGGCGTAG